From Salvia splendens isolate huo1 chromosome 16, SspV2, whole genome shotgun sequence, a single genomic window includes:
- the LOC121771758 gene encoding sulfite exporter TauE/SafE family protein 3-like, translating to MAELRAECDKGLRGKALILIALLALACGIVSAQENLEQMTTKENGASESDYFTRITSFLKQSRGLQGRPVWPDMEFGWRIVAGTVIGFFGAALASVGGVGGGGIFVPMLVLIVGFDPKTSTAISKCMITGAALATVYYNIKLRHPSLDLPIIDYDLALIFQPMLILGISIGVFFNVILAEWMVTVLLIILFIATSAKAFFKGVETWKKETIIKKEAARRFASDSQYDGSEEAPYKLLPTGATDENRVNLNEQKPLEVSVINNVSWKKLGFLFAVWLVICSLHISRDFMTTCSVAFWIVTLLQIPVAIGASGYQAVCLYKGWSVIESKGQPGINWTVYQLILCCFCGILAGVVGGLLGLGGGFILGPLFLELGVPPQVSSATATLVMAFSASMSVIQYYLLRRFPPSYALYFVAVATFAALVGLHVVRKIVKILGRASLIIFILAFTIFVSAISLGWVGIENIIGSEDRGHDLWFYNFCEYNKP from the exons ATGGCTGAGTTAAGAGCAGAATGTGACAAGGGTTTGAGAGGAAAAGCTCTGATTTTGATTGCTTTACTAGCTTTAGCTTGTGGGATTGTTTCAGCTCAGGAGAATCTTGAGCAAATGACTACTAAAGAAAATGGTGCCTCTGAATCTGATTATTTCACAAGAATTACCAGTTTCTTGAAGCAAAGTAGAGGCTTGCAAGGAAGACCTGTTTGGCCT GATATGGAGTTTGGATGGAGAATAGTTGCTGGTACTGTGATTGGATTCTTTGGTGCTGCTCTTGCTAGTGTTGGAGGTGTTGGTGGAGGTGGAATTTTCGTTCCGATGCTGGTGTTGATAGTTGGGTTCGACCCGAAAACATCAACTGCTATATCAAAGT GTATGATAACCGGTGCTGCACTTGCTACCGTCTATTACAACATCAAGCTCCGCCATCCTTCCCTCGATCTCCCCATCATTGATTATGATTTAGCTCTTATTTTCCAGCCAATGCTGATTCTTGGAATTAGCATTGGAGTTTTTTTCAATGTGATTTTGGCAGAATGGATGGTTACTGTCTTGCTCATAATTCTCTTCATAG CTACCTCGGCAAAGGCTTTCTTCAAAGGCGTCGAAACATGGAAGAAAGAGACCATAATAAAGAAG GAAGCTGCTAGGCGGTTTGCATCTGACT CACAATATGATGGAAGCGAAGAAGCTCCATACAAGCTTCTACCAACAGGCGCCACTGATGAAAATCGAGTGAATCTCAATGAGCAAAAACCATTAGAG GTTTCAGTTATCAACAACGTCTcctggaagaagctcggctttCTATTTGCTGTCTGGCTCGTCATCTGCTCGCTCCACATCTCCAGG GACTTTATGACCACTTGTTCAGTTGCATTTTGGATAGTAACCTTATTGCAG ATTCCAGTTGCAATTGGAGCCTCAGGATATCAGGCTGTCTGCTTGTATAAGGGTTGGAGCGTGATTGAATCCAAAGGACAACCGGGAATTAACTGGACAGTATACCAGTTGATTCTTTGCTGTTTCTGTGGAATATTAGCTGGTGTCGTAGGCGGTCTGCTAGGCCTCGGAGGGGGATTCATCTTAGGTCCGTTGTTTCTCGAGCTAGGAGTTCCACCACAG GTCTCGAGTGCCACAGCAACACTGGTCATGGCATTCTCGGCATCCATGTCTGTTATACAATACTACCTCTTGAGGCGTTTCCCTCCATCCTACG CCCTTTATTTTGTTGCAGTGGCTACCTTTGCCGCATTGGTGGGGCTCCACGTGGTCAGAAAGATCGTTAAAATACTTGGTAGGGCGTCGTTGATCATCTTCATCCTCGCCTTCACCATCTTTGTCAGCGCGATTTCACTAG GTTGGGTTGGAATCGAAAACATCATCGGAAGCGAAGACCGAGGGCATGACTTGTGGTTTTACAACTTTTGTGAATACAACAAGCCTTAG
- the LOC121771314 gene encoding auxin-induced protein PCNT115-like codes for MGVNVPRIKLGSQGLEVSKQGLDCMGMSASYGQRKPEDEMIQFIHHAINSGVTFLDTSDAYGPHTNEILIGKALKRG; via the exons ATGGGGGTGAATGTTCCGAGAATCAAGCTGGGGTCGCAGGGGCTCGAGGTCTCCAAACAAGGCCTCGACTGCATGGGCATGTCAGCCAGCTATGGCCAGCGGAAGCCCGAAGATGAGATGATCCAATTTATACACCACGCCATCAACTCCGGCGTCACGTTTCTCGACACCTCCGACGCCTACGGTCCCCACACCAACGAAATTCTTATTGGAAAG GCTTTAAAAAGGGGTTGA